The proteins below are encoded in one region of Methylophilales bacterium:
- the rfaD gene encoding ADP-glyceromanno-heptose 6-epimerase, whose translation MIILTGGGGMIGSMIAWHLNTQMNFDDFVIVDDLINEQQENNFNKRKFIAYIAKDDLKKYLNDKKNVSAVIHMGAISATTESNFNRLLQSNIRFSQALWHWCAENKVPFIYASSAATYGDGSVGYDDNESELDKLSPLNAYGYSKHFFDRWVQLELSKNQPTPPQWCGLKFFNVYGPNEYHKGRMASVVFHSFNQFKESNQIKLFKSEHPSYADGMQVRDFIYVKDAVKIIIFFLNNNNFSGLYNAGTGNAETFKALAEAVLINIKGQPDDIKYIEMPNDLKGKYQYYTQATMNKLNSIGFNDNFMNLQEGVTDYLENYLLTLDRYA comes from the coding sequence ATGATAATTCTCACAGGTGGGGGTGGGATGATTGGAAGTATGATTGCTTGGCATTTAAATACCCAGATGAATTTTGATGACTTTGTGATTGTTGATGACCTAATCAATGAACAACAAGAAAATAATTTCAACAAGCGTAAGTTCATTGCATATATTGCAAAAGACGATTTAAAAAAATATTTAAATGATAAAAAAAATGTTTCCGCAGTAATTCATATGGGAGCTATAAGCGCGACAACAGAATCTAACTTTAATCGGCTGCTTCAATCAAACATAAGATTTAGCCAAGCTCTTTGGCATTGGTGTGCTGAAAATAAAGTGCCTTTCATTTATGCAAGCTCGGCGGCAACCTATGGTGATGGTTCTGTTGGTTATGATGACAATGAATCAGAACTCGATAAACTGAGTCCGTTAAATGCATATGGCTACTCAAAACATTTTTTTGACCGCTGGGTTCAGCTTGAATTATCAAAAAATCAACCAACCCCACCGCAATGGTGCGGTCTAAAGTTTTTTAATGTTTACGGGCCTAACGAATATCATAAAGGAAGAATGGCAAGTGTTGTTTTTCATTCCTTTAATCAATTTAAAGAGTCTAATCAGATTAAGCTATTTAAAAGTGAGCACCCGTCCTATGCAGACGGGATGCAAGTTCGAGACTTTATTTATGTTAAAGATGCCGTAAAGATTATAATTTTTTTCCTCAATAATAATAATTTCTCAGGCCTATATAACGCCGGTACCGGAAATGCTGAGACATTTAAAGCTCTAGCAGAAGCTGTATTGATAAATATAAAAGGGCAACCTGATGATATTAAATATATAGAGATGCCAAATGACTTAAAGGGAAAATATCAGTACTATACTCAAGCAACAATGAATAAATTAAATTCTATCGGCTTTAATGATAATTTTATGAATCTGCAAGAAGGTGTTACGGATTATTTAGAGAATTACCTCCTTACATTAGATAGGTATGCATAA
- the hemH gene encoding ferrochelatase, whose protein sequence is MSYFNPEPPYKHGDPPKIGIILANLGTPDAADAPSLRKYLGQFLMDRRVVEIPRFIWCWILHFIILVFRPNASAKKYAQVWTSKGSPLLVNARSQEKLLKTVLKKKYSQPLEVALGMSYGNPSMQSALDELRKKNCTKILLFPLYPQYAASSSGSAMDALWKILIRTRNVPEIRTIRHYHDNPAYINALKISVLNFWKKNKKPKKLIMSFHGVPKKSLIQGDPYHCECHKTGRLLAEALKLKDHEYQVCFQSRFGKAEWLKPYFTDVIAQEAEKKDASIHVICPGFSSDCLETLEEINMEGKSLFLEGGGISFNYIPALNKDDEWIKSMEEIIRPHLAGWIDPKWTQKKENSASDKTKIMYDKVKAASK, encoded by the coding sequence ATGAGTTACTTTAATCCTGAACCACCATATAAACATGGTGATCCACCAAAAATTGGCATTATTCTCGCAAACTTAGGCACACCTGATGCAGCCGATGCCCCATCACTAAGGAAATATTTAGGTCAATTTTTAATGGATAGAAGAGTCGTAGAGATTCCAAGATTCATTTGGTGTTGGATTTTACATTTTATTATTTTAGTTTTTCGACCCAATGCTTCTGCAAAAAAATACGCGCAAGTATGGACTTCTAAAGGCTCCCCTCTTCTTGTAAACGCTCGCTCACAAGAAAAATTACTCAAGACTGTTTTGAAAAAAAAATATTCTCAGCCTCTTGAAGTTGCGCTTGGTATGTCTTACGGCAATCCTTCTATGCAATCGGCACTTGATGAATTACGAAAAAAGAATTGTACAAAAATCTTGTTATTTCCACTCTACCCCCAATATGCAGCGTCTTCTTCAGGATCTGCTATGGACGCTCTATGGAAAATTTTAATACGGACGCGTAACGTACCTGAGATTCGAACAATACGTCATTATCATGATAATCCGGCTTATATTAATGCATTAAAAATATCCGTACTAAATTTCTGGAAAAAGAATAAAAAACCAAAAAAATTAATCATGAGTTTTCATGGGGTTCCAAAAAAATCTCTAATACAAGGGGACCCATATCACTGTGAGTGCCATAAAACAGGAAGGCTGCTTGCCGAAGCTTTAAAACTCAAAGATCATGAATATCAAGTCTGCTTCCAATCAAGATTTGGTAAAGCTGAATGGCTTAAACCTTACTTTACTGACGTAATAGCGCAAGAGGCAGAAAAAAAAGATGCCAGTATCCATGTCATTTGCCCTGGCTTTTCAAGTGACTGCCTAGAAACACTCGAAGAAATTAATATGGAAGGAAAATCTTTATTTTTAGAAGGTGGTGGCATAAGTTTTAACTATATCCCAGCTTTAAATAAAGATGACGAGTGGATTAAATCTATGGAGGAAATAATCAGACCTCATCTAGCAGGATGGATAGATCCTAAATGGACACAGAAAAAAGAGAATAGCGCTTCGGACAAAACAAAGATAATGTATGACAAAGTTAAGGCTGCTTCAAAATGA
- the hrcA gene encoding heat-inducible transcriptional repressor HrcA: MEIDTRTQHLLKTLINHHIADGQPVGSKTLTASSGLDLSSASIRNIMKDLEDAGFISSPHTSAGRIPTHKGYRFFVDSLVTMKSPNKADLDILQSSLQTSNSKDLVNITADTLSSMTNFAGVVMLPKAKKISFKHIEFLNLSKKRILVIIVTSDGSVQNRVLDTQEEYDQSTLIEASNFFNEHYRDLDISKIKEKIIDELSTMKKNMTNLMSAAVDLSISPKLDENLILTGQGKLLDTVDLSQNVKSIKKIIELFEKKTALLQLLEKSHQSSGMQIFIGEESGYQALDECSIVTAPYQSDGEVIGILGVIGPTRMAYERVIPIVDITAKMLSKSIK, encoded by the coding sequence ATGGAAATTGATACAAGAACTCAGCATCTCCTAAAAACATTAATAAATCATCACATTGCTGATGGTCAACCAGTCGGTTCAAAAACCTTAACCGCTTCTTCAGGCCTAGATCTAAGTTCTGCATCAATCAGAAATATTATGAAGGATCTAGAAGATGCAGGCTTCATCTCAAGCCCACATACCTCTGCAGGTAGAATACCAACGCATAAAGGGTATCGTTTTTTTGTCGATAGCTTGGTTACGATGAAGTCGCCTAATAAAGCAGATTTAGATATATTGCAGAGCTCTTTACAAACCTCCAACTCAAAAGATTTAGTTAATATCACGGCTGACACATTATCTAGTATGACTAACTTTGCTGGTGTTGTAATGCTACCTAAGGCTAAAAAAATTAGCTTTAAGCATATAGAATTCTTAAACTTATCAAAAAAAAGAATCCTCGTTATTATTGTGACGAGTGATGGAAGCGTTCAAAATCGTGTGCTTGATACTCAAGAGGAATATGATCAAAGTACCTTAATTGAGGCTTCTAATTTCTTTAATGAGCATTATAGGGATTTGGATATAAGCAAAATAAAAGAAAAGATTATCGACGAGCTTTCGACAATGAAAAAAAATATGACAAATCTTATGAGTGCAGCGGTAGATCTTTCGATTAGTCCTAAACTTGACGAAAATTTAATTCTGACTGGACAAGGGAAGTTATTAGATACAGTCGATTTGTCACAAAATGTAAAAAGTATAAAAAAAATTATTGAGCTTTTTGAGAAAAAAACAGCCCTACTTCAACTACTCGAAAAAAGTCACCAATCATCTGGTATGCAAATATTTATTGGTGAAGAATCTGGATACCAAGCTCTTGACGAATGTAGTATCGTCACAGCGCCATACCAATCGGATGGGGAGGTCATAGGGATACTTGGTGTAATAGGACCAACAAGGATGGCGTACGAAAGAGTCATCCCAATTGTAGATATCACTGCTAAAATGCTAAGCAAATCAATTAAATAA
- a CDS encoding NAD(+) kinase, with protein sequence MKFKKIAIIGKYPAVIESSEMNSQLIDLIEYLSKKDYELIIEEKTQKKIKITGFQSTPLQSIGAEADIAIIIGGDGTMLGVARSLLDEGIPMIGVNSGRFGFLADLNTKNMFASIDQVLNANYDEDKRLLIESKVYRDKKVIYESFALNDVVIKSGVRLIELEVSINDKFVHTQRSDGIIVSTPTGTTAYALSAGGPILHPQLEALSIVPINPHTLSNRPIAIDATSEIDIKIVQMEEASLSIDGQIKFPLDKRDEIQITKAKKTISILHPKDYCYFEMLRNKLHWG encoded by the coding sequence ATGAAATTTAAAAAAATAGCCATCATAGGTAAATATCCAGCCGTCATAGAATCAAGCGAGATGAATTCACAACTTATTGATTTAATTGAATATTTATCAAAAAAAGATTATGAATTAATTATTGAAGAAAAGACACAAAAAAAAATAAAAATTACGGGTTTTCAATCAACACCCTTGCAGAGCATTGGAGCTGAGGCTGACATAGCAATTATTATTGGTGGTGATGGCACAATGCTAGGCGTAGCAAGAAGTCTATTAGATGAGGGTATACCAATGATTGGGGTGAATAGTGGTCGTTTTGGTTTTTTAGCAGACCTCAATACAAAAAATATGTTTGCCAGTATAGATCAAGTCTTAAATGCTAATTATGACGAAGATAAACGCTTATTAATTGAATCGAAAGTATATCGTGACAAGAAGGTGATTTATGAATCATTTGCATTAAACGATGTTGTTATAAAAAGTGGTGTTAGATTGATTGAGCTAGAAGTATCCATTAATGATAAATTTGTGCATACCCAAAGATCTGATGGCATTATTGTCTCCACACCCACTGGCACAACAGCGTATGCTTTATCTGCAGGAGGACCAATTTTACATCCACAACTAGAAGCACTCTCGATTGTTCCGATTAACCCACATACTTTAAGTAATCGCCCGATTGCTATTGATGCAACAAGTGAAATAGATATTAAAATTGTGCAAATGGAGGAAGCTTCATTGAGTATCGATGGACAAATTAAATTTCCCCTTGATAAAAGAGATGAGATTCAGATTACAAAAGCTAAAAAAACTATCTCAATATTGCACCCAAAAGATTATTGTTACTTTGAAATGTTAAGAAATAAACTTCATTGGGGTTAG
- the recN gene encoding DNA repair protein RecN, which produces MLENLLIKNYVIVEELDLNFLLGFSSLTGETGAGKSILIDALSLALGARSESGVVKKGNEKADITATFNLKGNDAAQAWLSLNEFEESDNQLLLRRVINKDGKSKAFINGIPSTISQLKAIGESLVDIYSQNTHHSLLKKTAQREILDSFLDSKEEIQQLKKLYSEWQRLSVEQDKFLKNKESFLNELNETEEKYNEFSGLNFSYEEWNQLQIDQKFLANGKELIGGVNKCISIIDEGDISLNSLSREAQVELKNLHTLDTRLENANNIMSSIQAESLELARELSNYLQNVDIDENLQQRVEEKIQSIFNFCRKYNVKPENLESESETWLQRLEELKGMLGEKDISAIVKEAKVSYDNVAINVTNQRKTAATSLSNLITEKLNQLSFNDATFRVDLIPSEPTIHGNESIQFLVSTFKGGDLQPIQKVLSGGELSRISLAIRVASIANIDVPTMIFDEVDVGIGGGVAEVVGNLLKDLGDKTNTQALVITHLPQVAAKANNHYKVSKNQAGDSITSKIHLLNESERIDEIARMLGGIKVTDKAIDHAKEILS; this is translated from the coding sequence ATGCTTGAAAATTTACTGATAAAAAATTATGTCATTGTTGAGGAGCTTGACCTAAATTTTTTGTTGGGATTTTCGTCACTCACAGGAGAAACCGGTGCAGGCAAATCTATCCTCATTGATGCTTTATCACTAGCCCTTGGCGCCAGAAGTGAAAGTGGTGTTGTAAAAAAGGGGAATGAGAAGGCGGATATCACTGCAACATTTAATCTTAAAGGAAATGATGCAGCGCAAGCCTGGTTATCACTAAACGAATTTGAAGAATCAGACAATCAATTACTATTAAGAAGGGTCATCAACAAAGACGGTAAGTCAAAAGCATTTATTAATGGCATTCCTTCAACCATCAGTCAGCTGAAAGCTATCGGTGAAAGTTTGGTTGATATTTATAGTCAAAATACACACCATTCTTTATTGAAAAAAACAGCTCAAAGAGAGATATTGGACAGCTTTTTAGATTCAAAAGAAGAGATTCAACAATTAAAAAAACTTTACAGTGAATGGCAAAGATTATCTGTGGAACAGGATAAATTCTTGAAGAATAAAGAAAGTTTCTTAAATGAACTCAATGAAACTGAAGAAAAATATAATGAGTTTTCAGGATTAAATTTTTCTTATGAAGAATGGAATCAACTTCAAATTGACCAAAAATTTTTAGCAAATGGTAAGGAGTTAATTGGAGGCGTTAATAAATGTATCTCAATAATTGATGAGGGCGATATTTCATTAAATTCACTTTCAAGAGAGGCGCAAGTAGAGTTAAAAAATCTTCATACACTTGATACAAGACTTGAAAATGCCAACAATATTATGAGCTCAATTCAGGCAGAATCGTTAGAGCTCGCTCGTGAATTATCAAATTACTTACAAAATGTTGATATTGATGAAAATTTACAGCAAAGGGTTGAAGAAAAAATTCAGTCTATATTTAATTTTTGTAGAAAATATAATGTTAAGCCTGAAAATTTGGAATCAGAGAGTGAAACGTGGCTTCAAAGATTAGAGGAGTTAAAAGGTATGTTGGGTGAGAAGGATATATCCGCCATAGTTAAGGAAGCGAAAGTGTCATATGATAATGTTGCTATAAATGTCACTAATCAAAGAAAAACCGCTGCCACATCTTTAAGTAATCTCATCACAGAGAAGCTGAATCAACTATCTTTCAATGATGCGACTTTTAGGGTTGATCTAATACCATCTGAACCTACAATCCATGGTAATGAAAGCATACAATTTTTAGTTTCAACTTTTAAAGGAGGCGATCTCCAACCAATTCAAAAAGTTTTATCAGGTGGTGAGCTATCAAGAATAAGTTTAGCAATTAGGGTCGCATCAATCGCGAATATAGATGTTCCAACTATGATATTTGATGAAGTGGATGTAGGTATTGGGGGAGGTGTTGCAGAAGTAGTTGGTAATTTATTAAAAGATTTAGGAGATAAAACAAATACGCAGGCACTTGTAATAACTCACCTTCCTCAGGTCGCTGCAAAGGCAAATAATCATTATAAAGTTAGTAAAAATCAAGCAGGTGATTCTATAACAAGCAAAATACACCTTTTAAATGAATCTGAGCGTATTGATGAAATAGCGAGAATGTTGGGGGGTATTAAGGTGACTGATAAGGCAATTGATCATGCCAAGGAAATATTAAGTTAA
- the fur gene encoding ferric iron uptake transcriptional regulator, translating to MDEHDGLKKTGLKVTLPRLKVLSIFENSKEKHLSAEDIYKEMIGGGEEVGLATIYRVLTQFEQAGLLIRHHFESGKAVFELNEKSHHDHIVCLQCGHVTEFVNEDIEKLQTQVANEHGFKIIEHSLYIYGDCTKKPCEYKK from the coding sequence ATGGATGAGCATGACGGCTTAAAAAAAACTGGATTAAAAGTAACGCTTCCAAGATTAAAAGTCTTAAGCATTTTTGAGAATAGTAAAGAAAAACATTTATCAGCTGAGGACATTTACAAAGAAATGATAGGTGGCGGTGAAGAGGTTGGGCTTGCAACAATTTATCGTGTTTTGACCCAATTTGAGCAAGCAGGGTTATTAATTCGACATCACTTTGAAAGTGGTAAAGCTGTTTTTGAGCTAAATGAAAAGAGTCATCACGATCATATCGTATGCCTCCAATGTGGTCATGTTACAGAGTTTGTGAATGAGGATATTGAAAAGTTACAAACACAAGTAGCAAATGAGCATGGATTTAAGATTATTGAACACTCTCTTTACATCTACGGTGATTGCACAAAAAAACCTTGTGAGTACAAAAAGTAA
- a CDS encoding outer membrane protein assembly factor BamE produces MRLICIIFIFLMVPACSWLDSNPSDEDNIPVGQEDDDTDISVIPLINIITKYLPETYRQDISQGNEITPEMLLEIKPDMNKSQVRFVLGTPLIQDSFHKNRWDYIYVVRQKGKFIESRHLILTFKKDKLVNLTGDLIDRNKDVKNMEFQNVKEWDEESLAEEQKKFGDIEDKKETLEKSNGSIDNEQIQSVEEPAKGKAVEESGSVSQSANEPVKKNAVEESGSVSQSVKKDLNTSLPDKEDPGYFELLLENIGF; encoded by the coding sequence ATGCGTTTAATTTGTATTATCTTCATTTTTTTGATGGTGCCGGCGTGTTCTTGGTTGGATTCTAATCCATCTGATGAAGACAATATTCCAGTCGGGCAAGAGGATGACGACACTGATATATCTGTCATCCCGTTAATAAATATCATAACCAAATACCTTCCTGAAACATATCGACAAGATATTTCTCAAGGTAATGAAATAACTCCTGAGATGTTATTAGAGATAAAGCCAGATATGAATAAATCACAGGTAAGGTTTGTTTTAGGTACCCCTTTAATTCAAGACTCATTTCATAAGAATCGTTGGGATTATATTTACGTAGTCAGACAGAAGGGTAAATTCATTGAATCTAGACACCTCATCTTAACTTTTAAAAAGGATAAACTTGTTAACCTAACGGGCGATCTTATTGATCGAAATAAAGATGTTAAGAATATGGAATTTCAAAATGTAAAAGAGTGGGATGAGGAATCATTAGCAGAAGAACAAAAAAAATTCGGTGATATTGAGGATAAAAAAGAAACACTTGAAAAAAGTAATGGTTCTATTGATAATGAACAAATACAATCAGTTGAAGAGCCTGCTAAAGGGAAAGCAGTTGAAGAATCAGGGAGTGTTTCTCAAAGTGCGAATGAACCAGTTAAAAAAAATGCAGTTGAAGAATCAGGGAGTGTTTCTCAAAGTGTTAAGAAAGATTTAAATACTTCTTTACCTGATAAGGAAGATCCGGGGTATTTTGAACTTCTTTTGGAAAATATTGGGTTTTAA